The genomic stretch GCGTAAAGCGGCACATGGTCTGCCCGGTGTATTCGCCTCCAATGGGAATGATGATACGACCACCTGCGTTTAGTTGATCGACATAAGGTTGAGGGAGTTCTTTGGCGCCTGCGGTGACGATAATGGCGTCAAAGGGAGCGGCTTGCGGGACGCCGAGAGTGCCATCGTCGGTATAGACTTGGACATTGTCGTAACCGAGACGGTCCAGTTTTTCGCGCGCCTGTTCTGCCAGTTCGGGAATGCGTTCAATGGTGTGGACTTCACGAGCGAGGAGCGACAGGACCGCGGCGCCGTAACCGGATCCGCAACCGATTTCGAGGACCTTTTCACCGCCGGTCAATTGAGCGGCCTGACACATGAACGCGACCGTATAGGGTTGCGAGATGGTCTGCTGGCAGTCGATAGGGAGGGCACAGTCATTGTAGGCGTAACGTTTGTTGTCGGGTGTGACGAATTCTTCCCGGGGAACGCTGCGCATGGCGTGGAGCACGCGGGAATCGGTGATACCCCGTTCCCGCAGGTGCTCCCGCAGCATACGCTCGCGTGCATGCGAATAGATGTCGGTCTCGGAATGCTGATCAGAGTTGGTCATGTTCGACGGTTAATTCTCCGTTTGAGGAGTGCTGAGGACTGGTCAGAGCTGGGCCAGGCTGGCCGGGCTC from Gimesia chilikensis encodes the following:
- a CDS encoding protein-L-isoaspartate(D-aspartate) O-methyltransferase encodes the protein MTNSDQHSETDIYSHARERMLREHLRERGITDSRVLHAMRSVPREEFVTPDNKRYAYNDCALPIDCQQTISQPYTVAFMCQAAQLTGGEKVLEIGCGSGYGAAVLSLLAREVHTIERIPELAEQAREKLDRLGYDNVQVYTDDGTLGVPQAAPFDAIIVTAGAKELPQPYVDQLNAGGRIIIPIGGEYTGQTMCRFTLRQGHLDEENLGGFAFVPLIGEFGWDR